The following coding sequences lie in one Arachis ipaensis cultivar K30076 chromosome B03, Araip1.1, whole genome shotgun sequence genomic window:
- the LOC107630597 gene encoding peroxiredoxin Q, chloroplastic, translating into MASLTVLIHSPPTLLHTATTKSPYDRTPSILRYAPSSSQFCGLKLSHSSSSSLRSANYCYSVKGSIFAKVNKGSKAPSFTLKDQDGNSVSLDKFKGKPVVVYFYPADESPSCTKEACAFRDSYEKFKKAGAEVVGISSDDPSSHKAFAKKHRLPFTLLSDEGNKVRKDWGIPNDLFGTLPGRQTYVIDKNGVVQLIYNNQFQPEKHIDETLKLLQTL; encoded by the exons ATGGCTTCACTCACTGTCCTAATCCACTCTCCTCCCACCTTGCTCCACACTGCAACCACCAAGTCCCCGTATGATCGAACCCCCTCAATCCTTCGGTATGCTCCATCGAGTTCTCAATTCTGTGGTCTAAAATTATCTCACTCTTCCTCTTCATCACTGCGTTCTGCTAATTATTGCTATTCGGTTAAAGGTTCCATTTTCGCGAAG GTGAATAAAGGTTCAAAGGCACCATCATTCACGCTGAAAGATCAAGATGGGAATAGTGTAAGCCTTGACAAATTCAAAGGAAAGCCGGTGGTTGTTTATTTCTATCCTGCTGATGAGTCCCCTTCATGCACCAAAGAG GCTTGTGCTTTTCGGGATTCATATGAGAAGTTCAAGAAAGCAGGGGCCGAGGTTGTTGGGATCAGTAGTGATGACCCTTCTTCTCACAAG GCGTTTGCTAAGAAACACAGGCTTCCATTTACTTTGTTGAGTGATGAAGGCAACAAGGTGAGGAAAGACTGGGGAATCCCCAATGATTTGTTTGGAACATTGCCCGGTAGACAGACTTATGTTATTGACAAAAATGGTGTGGTTCAGCTCATTTACAACAACCAGTTCCAACCAGAAAAGCATATTGATGAGACTTTGAAACTACTTCAAACTCTTTGA
- the LOC107630596 gene encoding respiratory burst oxidase homolog protein E isoform X2 → MKTSSFRRCSNAEEIQLPENLGSSSPASGSGGAGHSYGAMLPVFLNNLRSNHHQELVEITLEIDDDAVVLCNVAPANSAPDASPSSVSAAGSAPVASPSSVSCAGEEAGAIGAGVPRSLSIASRIRRKFPWIRSASSRNSVSSESGGTVSVEDPVATARNARRMRLQIERSRSSAQSALKGLRFISKTGCDGSSEELWKKVEERFMLLSKDGLLAREDFGECIGMEDSKEFAVGIFDTLARRKENRVSKITKEELHQFWLQISDQSFDNRLQIFFDMADSNEDGRITRVEVQELITLSASANKLSKLKEQAERYAALIMEELDPENLGYIELWQLEMLLLQKDNYMNYSRQLSSSSVSWSQNLSGSRPRSKFQRFFWTFQFLELEYWRRGWILLLWLVIMACLFAWKFYQYRNRTTFKVMGYCIPVAKGAAETLKFNMALILLPVCRNTLTWLRSTRARKFVSFDDNINFHKTIAFAIAIGVAVHAFTHLTCDFPLLINSSPEKFSLIASDFHQKKPTYASLLTSIEGATGILMVLLMLISFTLATHHFRRSALRLPPPFNRLTGFNAFWYSHHLLGLVYILLILHGYFLYLTHQWYKKTTWMYIAVPLLLYIAERSLRNRRSAHYSVKIVKVSVLPGNVFSIIMCKPTGFKYKSGQYVFLQCPNISPFEWHPFSITSAPGDEYLSVHIRTVGDWTKELKRVFTENDETLPLDSNRATLGELVQMEQRRQPKLFLDGPYGAPAQDYQSYDVLLLIGLGIGATPFISILRNLINETRVIDEMESMTETTKSGDSLNSFASSNLTPSGNKRTQRTTNAYFYWVTREPGSFEWFEGVLDQVAEMDHKGQIELHNYLTSVYEEGDARSTLITMIQALNHAKHGVDILSGTRVRTHFARPNWREVFTKIASKHRQSTVGVFYCGMPVLAKELKKLSLEMSHKTTTRFNFHKEYF, encoded by the exons ATGAAAACGTCGTCGTTTCGGAGATGCAGCAACGCAGAAGAAATCCAGTTACCGGAAAACCTAGGAAGCTCGTCGCCAGCGTCCGGTAGTGGCGGCGCCGGACATTCCTACGGCGCGATGTTGCCGGTGTTCCTCAACAACCTCCGTAGCAACCACCACCAGGAGCTCGTTGAAATCACCTTGGAGATCGACGACGACGCAGTCGTGCTCTGCAACGTCGCGCCGGCAAATTCCGCTCCGGACGCATCTCCATCGTCTGTTTCCGCCGCCGGCTCTGCTCCCGTGGCATCGCCGTCGTCAGTTTCTTGCGCCGGCGAGGAAGCCGGCGCCATCGGTGCCGGAGTGCCGAGAAGTCTGTCGATTGCGTCGCGGATTCGGAGAAAGTTCCCGTGGATAAGATCGGCGTCGTCGCGGAACTCGGTATCGTCGGAGAGCGGCGGCACCGTAAGTGTTGAAGATCCAGTGGCGACAGCACGGAACGCGAGGAGGATGCGGTTACAGATTGAACGGTCGAGATCGAGCGCGCAGAGTGCGCTGAAGGGTTTGAGATTCATCAGCAAGACAGGGTGTGATGGTAGTAGTGAGGAACTGTGGAAGAAGGTGGAAGAGAGGTTCATGTTGCTCTCAAAGGATGGCTTGCTCGCTCGAGAGGACTTCGGTGAATGCATTG GGATGGAGGATTCAAAAGAATTTGCGGTGGGTATATTTGATACGTTAgctagaagaaaagaaaatagagtcaGCAAAATAACGAAGGAAGAGTTGCATCAATTCTGGTTGCAAATTTCGGATCAAAGCTTTGATAATCGCCTTCAGATTTTCTTTGACAT GGCGGACAGTAATGAAGATGGAAGAATTACAAGGGTGGAAGTGCAAGAG CTCATAACACTCAGTGCTTCTGCAAATAAATTATCGAAGCTAAAAGAACAAGCTGAAAGATACGCTGCATTGATAATGGAAGAGTTGGACCCAGAAAACCTGGGTTATATCGAG TTGTGGCAGTTAGAAATGTTGTTACTACAAAAGGATAACTACATGAACTACAGCAGACAACTAAGTAGCAGTAGTGTAAGCTGGAGTCAGAATTTGAGTGGGTCAAGGCCCAGAAGCAAGTTCCAAAGATTCTTCTGGACATTTCAGTTCCTTGAGCTAGAATATTGGAGGAGGGGCTGGATTTTGTTACTGTGGTTGGTTATCATGGCATGCCTTTTTGCTTGGAAATTTTACCAATACAGAAACAGAACAACTTTCAAAGTCATGGGCTACTGCATACCTGTGGCTAAAGGCGCTGCAGAGACTCTCAAGTTCAATATGGCTCTCATTCTTTTACCTGTTTGTCGGAACACACTCACTTGGCTTCGTTCCACAAGAGCCAGAAAGTTTGTCTCTTTTGATGATAATATTAATTTCCACAAG ACTATTGCATTTGCCATAGCTATTGGAGTTGCTGTCCATGCATTCACTCATCTGACGTGTGATTTCCCTCTACTCATAAATTCATCTCCAGAAAAATTTTCACTCATAGCTTCAGATTTCCACCAGAAAAAACCAACATACGCATCACTTCTGACCAGCATTGAAGGCGCCactggaatcttaatggttcttTTAATGCTCATCTCTTTTACACTCGCAACTCATCACTTCCGGAGAAGTGCACTCAGGCTTCCACCACCCTTTAACAGATTGACAGGCTTCAATGCATTCTGGTACTCGCACCACCTTCTTGGCCTTGTCTACATTCTGTTGATTCTCCATGGATATTTCTTATATTTGACTCATCAGTGGTATAAGAAAACG ACATGGATGTATATAGCTGTTCCACTGTTACTGTATATAGCAGAGCGCAGTCTAAGAAATCGTAGATCAGCACACTATTCAGTAAAAATTGTAAAG GTTTCGGTGCTACCAGGAAATGTCTTCAGCATAATCATGTGCAAGCCAACTGGATTCAAGTACAAGAGCGGACAGTACGTGTTTTTACAGTGTCCAAATATCTCTCCATTTGAGTG GCACCCATTTTCCATCACGTCAGCACCAGGAGATGAGTACCTAAGTGTTCACATTCGCACAGTAGGAGACTGGACAAAAGAACTCAAGCGAGTTTTCACAGAAAATGATGAAACATTACCTTTGGATAGTAATCGAGCAACACTAGGGGAGCTAGTGCAGATGGAACAAAGAAG ACAGCCAAAACTTTTCTTAGATGGCCCTTATGGAGCCCCAGCACAAGACTACCAGAGTTATGATGTATTGCTCCTCATAGGATTAGGAATTGGAGCAACTCCTTTCATTAGCATTCTCAGGAATCTTATCAATGAAACCAGAGTAATTGATGAAATG GAATCAATGACGGAAACAACAAAATCAGGAGACAGCTTAAATAGTTTTGCATCTTCAAATTTGACGCCAAGTGGAAACAAGAGAACACAAAGGACTACAAATGCTTACTTCTACTGGGTTACCAGAGAACCTGGATCTTTTGAATGGTTTGAAGGAGTGCTGGATCAAGTTGCAGAAATGGACCACAAA GGCCAAATTGAACTTCACAACTATCTTACAAGTGTCTATGAAGAGGGGGATGCAAGATCCACCTTAATTACCATGATTCAAGCACTAAACCATGCCAAACACGGGGTTGACATCCTATCAGGCACTCGA GTAAGGACGCACTTTGCTAGGCCTAACTGGAGAGAAGTTTTCACAAAGATAGCCTCTAAACATCGGCAGTCTACAGTAG GGGTGTTTTACTGCGGGATGCCAGTGTTAGCAAAGGAGTTAAAGAAGCTATCACTTGAGATGAGCCACAAGACAACTACACGTTTCAACTTTCACAAGGAGTATTTCTGA
- the LOC107630596 gene encoding respiratory burst oxidase homolog protein E isoform X1, which yields MKTSSFRRCSNAEEIQLPENLGSSSPASGSGGAGHSYGAMLPVFLNNLRSNHHQELVEITLEIDDDAVVLCNVAPANSAPDASPSSVSAAGSAPVASPSSVSCAGEEAGAIGAGVPRSLSIASRIRRKFPWIRSASSRNSVSSESGGTVSVEDPVATARNARRMRLQIERSRSSAQSALKGLRFISKTGCDGSSEELWKKVEERFMLLSKDGLLAREDFGECIGMEDSKEFAVGIFDTLARRKENRVSKITKEELHQFWLQISDQSFDNRLQIFFDMADSNEDGRITRVEVQEVRKFELITLSASANKLSKLKEQAERYAALIMEELDPENLGYIELWQLEMLLLQKDNYMNYSRQLSSSSVSWSQNLSGSRPRSKFQRFFWTFQFLELEYWRRGWILLLWLVIMACLFAWKFYQYRNRTTFKVMGYCIPVAKGAAETLKFNMALILLPVCRNTLTWLRSTRARKFVSFDDNINFHKTIAFAIAIGVAVHAFTHLTCDFPLLINSSPEKFSLIASDFHQKKPTYASLLTSIEGATGILMVLLMLISFTLATHHFRRSALRLPPPFNRLTGFNAFWYSHHLLGLVYILLILHGYFLYLTHQWYKKTTWMYIAVPLLLYIAERSLRNRRSAHYSVKIVKVSVLPGNVFSIIMCKPTGFKYKSGQYVFLQCPNISPFEWHPFSITSAPGDEYLSVHIRTVGDWTKELKRVFTENDETLPLDSNRATLGELVQMEQRRQPKLFLDGPYGAPAQDYQSYDVLLLIGLGIGATPFISILRNLINETRVIDEMESMTETTKSGDSLNSFASSNLTPSGNKRTQRTTNAYFYWVTREPGSFEWFEGVLDQVAEMDHKGQIELHNYLTSVYEEGDARSTLITMIQALNHAKHGVDILSGTRVRTHFARPNWREVFTKIASKHRQSTVGVFYCGMPVLAKELKKLSLEMSHKTTTRFNFHKEYF from the exons ATGAAAACGTCGTCGTTTCGGAGATGCAGCAACGCAGAAGAAATCCAGTTACCGGAAAACCTAGGAAGCTCGTCGCCAGCGTCCGGTAGTGGCGGCGCCGGACATTCCTACGGCGCGATGTTGCCGGTGTTCCTCAACAACCTCCGTAGCAACCACCACCAGGAGCTCGTTGAAATCACCTTGGAGATCGACGACGACGCAGTCGTGCTCTGCAACGTCGCGCCGGCAAATTCCGCTCCGGACGCATCTCCATCGTCTGTTTCCGCCGCCGGCTCTGCTCCCGTGGCATCGCCGTCGTCAGTTTCTTGCGCCGGCGAGGAAGCCGGCGCCATCGGTGCCGGAGTGCCGAGAAGTCTGTCGATTGCGTCGCGGATTCGGAGAAAGTTCCCGTGGATAAGATCGGCGTCGTCGCGGAACTCGGTATCGTCGGAGAGCGGCGGCACCGTAAGTGTTGAAGATCCAGTGGCGACAGCACGGAACGCGAGGAGGATGCGGTTACAGATTGAACGGTCGAGATCGAGCGCGCAGAGTGCGCTGAAGGGTTTGAGATTCATCAGCAAGACAGGGTGTGATGGTAGTAGTGAGGAACTGTGGAAGAAGGTGGAAGAGAGGTTCATGTTGCTCTCAAAGGATGGCTTGCTCGCTCGAGAGGACTTCGGTGAATGCATTG GGATGGAGGATTCAAAAGAATTTGCGGTGGGTATATTTGATACGTTAgctagaagaaaagaaaatagagtcaGCAAAATAACGAAGGAAGAGTTGCATCAATTCTGGTTGCAAATTTCGGATCAAAGCTTTGATAATCGCCTTCAGATTTTCTTTGACAT GGCGGACAGTAATGAAGATGGAAGAATTACAAGGGTGGAAGTGCAAGAGGTAAGAAAATTTGAG CTCATAACACTCAGTGCTTCTGCAAATAAATTATCGAAGCTAAAAGAACAAGCTGAAAGATACGCTGCATTGATAATGGAAGAGTTGGACCCAGAAAACCTGGGTTATATCGAG TTGTGGCAGTTAGAAATGTTGTTACTACAAAAGGATAACTACATGAACTACAGCAGACAACTAAGTAGCAGTAGTGTAAGCTGGAGTCAGAATTTGAGTGGGTCAAGGCCCAGAAGCAAGTTCCAAAGATTCTTCTGGACATTTCAGTTCCTTGAGCTAGAATATTGGAGGAGGGGCTGGATTTTGTTACTGTGGTTGGTTATCATGGCATGCCTTTTTGCTTGGAAATTTTACCAATACAGAAACAGAACAACTTTCAAAGTCATGGGCTACTGCATACCTGTGGCTAAAGGCGCTGCAGAGACTCTCAAGTTCAATATGGCTCTCATTCTTTTACCTGTTTGTCGGAACACACTCACTTGGCTTCGTTCCACAAGAGCCAGAAAGTTTGTCTCTTTTGATGATAATATTAATTTCCACAAG ACTATTGCATTTGCCATAGCTATTGGAGTTGCTGTCCATGCATTCACTCATCTGACGTGTGATTTCCCTCTACTCATAAATTCATCTCCAGAAAAATTTTCACTCATAGCTTCAGATTTCCACCAGAAAAAACCAACATACGCATCACTTCTGACCAGCATTGAAGGCGCCactggaatcttaatggttcttTTAATGCTCATCTCTTTTACACTCGCAACTCATCACTTCCGGAGAAGTGCACTCAGGCTTCCACCACCCTTTAACAGATTGACAGGCTTCAATGCATTCTGGTACTCGCACCACCTTCTTGGCCTTGTCTACATTCTGTTGATTCTCCATGGATATTTCTTATATTTGACTCATCAGTGGTATAAGAAAACG ACATGGATGTATATAGCTGTTCCACTGTTACTGTATATAGCAGAGCGCAGTCTAAGAAATCGTAGATCAGCACACTATTCAGTAAAAATTGTAAAG GTTTCGGTGCTACCAGGAAATGTCTTCAGCATAATCATGTGCAAGCCAACTGGATTCAAGTACAAGAGCGGACAGTACGTGTTTTTACAGTGTCCAAATATCTCTCCATTTGAGTG GCACCCATTTTCCATCACGTCAGCACCAGGAGATGAGTACCTAAGTGTTCACATTCGCACAGTAGGAGACTGGACAAAAGAACTCAAGCGAGTTTTCACAGAAAATGATGAAACATTACCTTTGGATAGTAATCGAGCAACACTAGGGGAGCTAGTGCAGATGGAACAAAGAAG ACAGCCAAAACTTTTCTTAGATGGCCCTTATGGAGCCCCAGCACAAGACTACCAGAGTTATGATGTATTGCTCCTCATAGGATTAGGAATTGGAGCAACTCCTTTCATTAGCATTCTCAGGAATCTTATCAATGAAACCAGAGTAATTGATGAAATG GAATCAATGACGGAAACAACAAAATCAGGAGACAGCTTAAATAGTTTTGCATCTTCAAATTTGACGCCAAGTGGAAACAAGAGAACACAAAGGACTACAAATGCTTACTTCTACTGGGTTACCAGAGAACCTGGATCTTTTGAATGGTTTGAAGGAGTGCTGGATCAAGTTGCAGAAATGGACCACAAA GGCCAAATTGAACTTCACAACTATCTTACAAGTGTCTATGAAGAGGGGGATGCAAGATCCACCTTAATTACCATGATTCAAGCACTAAACCATGCCAAACACGGGGTTGACATCCTATCAGGCACTCGA GTAAGGACGCACTTTGCTAGGCCTAACTGGAGAGAAGTTTTCACAAAGATAGCCTCTAAACATCGGCAGTCTACAGTAG GGGTGTTTTACTGCGGGATGCCAGTGTTAGCAAAGGAGTTAAAGAAGCTATCACTTGAGATGAGCCACAAGACAACTACACGTTTCAACTTTCACAAGGAGTATTTCTGA
- the LOC107630596 gene encoding respiratory burst oxidase homolog protein E isoform X3: MKTSSFRRCSNAEEIQLPENLGSSSPASGSGGAGHSYGAMLPVFLNNLRSNHHQELVEITLEIDDDAVVLCNVAPANSAPDASPSSVSAAGSAPVASPSSVSCAGEEAGAIGAGVPRSLSIASRIRRKFPWIRSASSRNSVSSESGGTVSVEDPVATARNARRMRLQIERSRSSAQSALKGLRFISKTGCDGSSEELWKKVEERFMLLSKDGLLAREDFGECIGMEDSKEFAVGIFDTLARRKENRVSKITKEELHQFWLQISDQSFDNRLQIFFDMADSNEDGRITRVEVQEVRKFELITLSASANKLSKLKEQAERYAALIMEELDPENLGYIELWQLEMLLLQKDNYMNYSRQLSSSSVSWSQNLSGSRPRSKFQRFFWTFQFLELEYWRRGWILLLWLVIMACLFAWKFYQYRNRTTFKVMGYCIPVAKGAAETLKFNMALILLPVCRNTLTWLRSTRARKFVSFDDNINFHKTIAFAIAIGVAVHAFTHLTCDFPLLINSSPEKFSLIASDFHQKKPTYASLLTSIEGATGILMVLLMLISFTLATHHFRRSALRLPPPFNRLTGFNAFWYSHHLLGLVYILLILHGYFLYLTHQWYKKTTWMYIAVPLLLYIAERSLRNRRSAHYSVKIVKVSVLPGNVFSIIMCKPTGFKYKSGQYVFLQCPNISPFEWHPFSITSAPGDEYLSVHIRTVGDWTKELKRVFTENDETLPLDSNRATLGELVQMEQRRQPKLFLDGPYGAPAQDYQSYDVLLLIGLGIGATPFISILRNLINETRVIDEMESMTETTKSGDSLNSFASSNLTPSGNKRTQRTTNAYFYWVTREPGSFEWFEGVLDQVAEMDHKGQIELHNYLTSVYEEGDARSTLITMIQALNHAKHGVDILSGTRVRTHFARPNWREVFTKIASKHRQSTGCFTAGCQC, translated from the exons ATGAAAACGTCGTCGTTTCGGAGATGCAGCAACGCAGAAGAAATCCAGTTACCGGAAAACCTAGGAAGCTCGTCGCCAGCGTCCGGTAGTGGCGGCGCCGGACATTCCTACGGCGCGATGTTGCCGGTGTTCCTCAACAACCTCCGTAGCAACCACCACCAGGAGCTCGTTGAAATCACCTTGGAGATCGACGACGACGCAGTCGTGCTCTGCAACGTCGCGCCGGCAAATTCCGCTCCGGACGCATCTCCATCGTCTGTTTCCGCCGCCGGCTCTGCTCCCGTGGCATCGCCGTCGTCAGTTTCTTGCGCCGGCGAGGAAGCCGGCGCCATCGGTGCCGGAGTGCCGAGAAGTCTGTCGATTGCGTCGCGGATTCGGAGAAAGTTCCCGTGGATAAGATCGGCGTCGTCGCGGAACTCGGTATCGTCGGAGAGCGGCGGCACCGTAAGTGTTGAAGATCCAGTGGCGACAGCACGGAACGCGAGGAGGATGCGGTTACAGATTGAACGGTCGAGATCGAGCGCGCAGAGTGCGCTGAAGGGTTTGAGATTCATCAGCAAGACAGGGTGTGATGGTAGTAGTGAGGAACTGTGGAAGAAGGTGGAAGAGAGGTTCATGTTGCTCTCAAAGGATGGCTTGCTCGCTCGAGAGGACTTCGGTGAATGCATTG GGATGGAGGATTCAAAAGAATTTGCGGTGGGTATATTTGATACGTTAgctagaagaaaagaaaatagagtcaGCAAAATAACGAAGGAAGAGTTGCATCAATTCTGGTTGCAAATTTCGGATCAAAGCTTTGATAATCGCCTTCAGATTTTCTTTGACAT GGCGGACAGTAATGAAGATGGAAGAATTACAAGGGTGGAAGTGCAAGAGGTAAGAAAATTTGAG CTCATAACACTCAGTGCTTCTGCAAATAAATTATCGAAGCTAAAAGAACAAGCTGAAAGATACGCTGCATTGATAATGGAAGAGTTGGACCCAGAAAACCTGGGTTATATCGAG TTGTGGCAGTTAGAAATGTTGTTACTACAAAAGGATAACTACATGAACTACAGCAGACAACTAAGTAGCAGTAGTGTAAGCTGGAGTCAGAATTTGAGTGGGTCAAGGCCCAGAAGCAAGTTCCAAAGATTCTTCTGGACATTTCAGTTCCTTGAGCTAGAATATTGGAGGAGGGGCTGGATTTTGTTACTGTGGTTGGTTATCATGGCATGCCTTTTTGCTTGGAAATTTTACCAATACAGAAACAGAACAACTTTCAAAGTCATGGGCTACTGCATACCTGTGGCTAAAGGCGCTGCAGAGACTCTCAAGTTCAATATGGCTCTCATTCTTTTACCTGTTTGTCGGAACACACTCACTTGGCTTCGTTCCACAAGAGCCAGAAAGTTTGTCTCTTTTGATGATAATATTAATTTCCACAAG ACTATTGCATTTGCCATAGCTATTGGAGTTGCTGTCCATGCATTCACTCATCTGACGTGTGATTTCCCTCTACTCATAAATTCATCTCCAGAAAAATTTTCACTCATAGCTTCAGATTTCCACCAGAAAAAACCAACATACGCATCACTTCTGACCAGCATTGAAGGCGCCactggaatcttaatggttcttTTAATGCTCATCTCTTTTACACTCGCAACTCATCACTTCCGGAGAAGTGCACTCAGGCTTCCACCACCCTTTAACAGATTGACAGGCTTCAATGCATTCTGGTACTCGCACCACCTTCTTGGCCTTGTCTACATTCTGTTGATTCTCCATGGATATTTCTTATATTTGACTCATCAGTGGTATAAGAAAACG ACATGGATGTATATAGCTGTTCCACTGTTACTGTATATAGCAGAGCGCAGTCTAAGAAATCGTAGATCAGCACACTATTCAGTAAAAATTGTAAAG GTTTCGGTGCTACCAGGAAATGTCTTCAGCATAATCATGTGCAAGCCAACTGGATTCAAGTACAAGAGCGGACAGTACGTGTTTTTACAGTGTCCAAATATCTCTCCATTTGAGTG GCACCCATTTTCCATCACGTCAGCACCAGGAGATGAGTACCTAAGTGTTCACATTCGCACAGTAGGAGACTGGACAAAAGAACTCAAGCGAGTTTTCACAGAAAATGATGAAACATTACCTTTGGATAGTAATCGAGCAACACTAGGGGAGCTAGTGCAGATGGAACAAAGAAG ACAGCCAAAACTTTTCTTAGATGGCCCTTATGGAGCCCCAGCACAAGACTACCAGAGTTATGATGTATTGCTCCTCATAGGATTAGGAATTGGAGCAACTCCTTTCATTAGCATTCTCAGGAATCTTATCAATGAAACCAGAGTAATTGATGAAATG GAATCAATGACGGAAACAACAAAATCAGGAGACAGCTTAAATAGTTTTGCATCTTCAAATTTGACGCCAAGTGGAAACAAGAGAACACAAAGGACTACAAATGCTTACTTCTACTGGGTTACCAGAGAACCTGGATCTTTTGAATGGTTTGAAGGAGTGCTGGATCAAGTTGCAGAAATGGACCACAAA GGCCAAATTGAACTTCACAACTATCTTACAAGTGTCTATGAAGAGGGGGATGCAAGATCCACCTTAATTACCATGATTCAAGCACTAAACCATGCCAAACACGGGGTTGACATCCTATCAGGCACTCGA GTAAGGACGCACTTTGCTAGGCCTAACTGGAGAGAAGTTTTCACAAAGATAGCCTCTAAACATCGGCAGTCTACA GGGTGTTTTACTGCGGGATGCCAGTGTTAG